A single Dongia rigui DNA region contains:
- a CDS encoding methyl-accepting chemotaxis protein produces MKNKMSLRSRLLIASVAAVIGLAITAGLGLFGMLLSNAGLDVSITSTSAVLNQKQADMMHDALRGDVLFALVTGPYGAPEDQEAIKTDLADHVASFEESIAKLQALPLAPEIRKAVDDVVPPLHAYIAAAKEIVLVALADTVAGREKFPQFMTAFTDLEGRMEALGELIEQFGNSAGTDAQGTNSKLITLIAAASVLATIILITVNWIIAGSITGPIRGMIVAMGRLAAGERETDVPGLDRGDEVGQMAQAVQVFKDNAIRAEGMAERQAQEQQRREERTRQIETLCQDFDRMVTKRLQTVVGAVAQMEGTAQSMTHVAEETATEAGRVSATAEGASASVNSVAAATEELTASIGEIGSQMSRSRQIAGQAASEAVSTNAQIKKLADAAQKIGAVVQMITDIASQTNLLALNATIEAARAGEAGKGFAVVASEVKNLANQTGKATEDISQQINGIQNETGQAVQAIEHIASTIEEINQITGSVAAAVEEQNAATKEIAESIERAATGTRDMSASIQTVTNAANQTGSAATQLLDSSNSLSAEARALREEVEQFLSTIRKL; encoded by the coding sequence ATGAAGAACAAGATGTCACTTCGCAGCCGGCTCCTTATCGCCAGTGTCGCTGCCGTCATAGGGCTCGCAATCACTGCGGGACTTGGCCTTTTCGGGATGCTGCTTAGCAATGCCGGCCTCGACGTCTCGATCACATCGACCAGCGCGGTGCTCAACCAGAAGCAGGCCGACATGATGCACGACGCGTTGCGCGGCGACGTGCTGTTCGCGTTGGTGACGGGGCCTTATGGCGCACCGGAGGATCAGGAAGCGATCAAGACTGACCTTGCCGACCACGTCGCGTCATTTGAGGAATCCATCGCCAAGTTGCAGGCCCTGCCGCTTGCGCCCGAGATACGCAAAGCGGTCGACGACGTTGTGCCACCGCTTCACGCCTATATCGCCGCGGCCAAGGAAATCGTTCTGGTCGCCCTTGCCGACACGGTCGCAGGACGAGAGAAATTCCCGCAGTTCATGACCGCCTTCACGGATCTTGAAGGTCGTATGGAAGCGCTGGGAGAATTGATCGAGCAGTTCGGAAACAGCGCTGGCACGGATGCCCAGGGCACCAACAGCAAGTTGATTACCTTGATCGCTGCCGCATCGGTTCTTGCGACTATCATCCTCATTACCGTCAATTGGATCATTGCCGGCAGCATTACCGGACCAATCCGCGGGATGATCGTTGCCATGGGACGCCTTGCCGCCGGAGAACGAGAAACGGACGTTCCGGGCCTCGATCGCGGGGACGAGGTCGGCCAGATGGCGCAGGCTGTCCAAGTCTTCAAGGACAACGCCATTCGCGCCGAAGGGATGGCGGAGCGGCAAGCCCAGGAGCAACAGCGGCGCGAGGAACGCACGCGGCAGATTGAAACGCTGTGCCAAGATTTCGACCGGATGGTGACGAAGCGCCTGCAAACCGTAGTCGGTGCGGTGGCGCAGATGGAGGGCACGGCACAGTCCATGACTCATGTGGCCGAGGAGACCGCAACCGAAGCAGGGCGCGTCAGCGCGACGGCCGAGGGGGCTTCGGCAAGCGTCAACTCGGTCGCCGCAGCGACCGAGGAACTGACCGCTTCGATCGGCGAAATCGGCTCACAGATGTCCCGCTCTCGCCAAATCGCAGGCCAGGCCGCGAGTGAAGCGGTTTCGACCAACGCCCAGATCAAGAAGCTGGCCGACGCCGCCCAGAAAATCGGTGCGGTCGTGCAGATGATTACCGACATCGCCAGTCAGACCAATCTGCTGGCCCTCAACGCCACGATCGAAGCGGCGCGCGCCGGCGAGGCAGGAAAAGGATTTGCCGTGGTGGCTTCTGAAGTTAAGAACCTTGCCAATCAAACCGGTAAGGCCACTGAAGACATCTCGCAGCAGATCAACGGTATCCAAAATGAAACCGGCCAAGCGGTGCAGGCCATCGAGCACATCGCCAGCACGATTGAGGAGATCAACCAGATTACCGGTAGCGTCGCCGCGGCGGTGGAAGAACAGAATGCGGCGACCAAGGAAATCGCCGAGAGCATTGAGCGTGCGGCCACCGGTACGCGCGATATGTCAGCCAGCATCCAGACTGTCACGAATGCCGCCAATCAGACCGGCAGCGCGGCCACCCAACTGCTGGATTCAAGCAACTCCCTCTCCGCCGAGGCCAGGGCATTGCGCGAAGAGGTGGAGCAGTTCCTGTCCACCATTCGTAAATTGTAG
- the glnA gene encoding type I glutamate--ammonia ligase, with translation MSDIKTILNLIKEQDVKYVDFRFTDPLGQWHHLAHHVSTVNEDLLTEGVMFDGSSIAGWKAINESDMTLAPDLSTAVLDPFAAQTSLIIYCDVLEPLTGQNYGRDPRSIAKRAEAFVKSSGVGDTIYVGPEAEFFVFDDVRYTVSMQKTSVEFTSEEASYVSDKKFEEGNHGHRMKVKGGYFPVAPLDSAGDLRAEMLTTLAAMGVEVEKHHHEVAPAQHELGVKFGTLVQCADAMQKYKYVVKNVAHAYGKTATFMPKPVKGDNGSGMHVHQSIWKNGQPLFAGNGYADLSETCLYYIGGIIKHAKALNAFTNPSTNSYKRLIPGFEAPVLLAYSSRNRSASCRIPYTASPKGKRVEVRFPDPTANVYLAFSAMVMAGLDGIANKIHPGDPMDKNLYDLPPEELKQVPTVCGSLREALEALSADNSFLLKGDVFTKDFIDSYLELKWEEVYALEHTPHPIEFQMYYSS, from the coding sequence ATGTCTGACATCAAGACGATCCTCAATCTGATCAAAGAACAGGACGTCAAGTACGTCGACTTCCGCTTTACCGATCCGCTGGGTCAGTGGCACCACCTCGCCCATCACGTTTCGACCGTGAACGAGGATCTGCTGACCGAAGGCGTCATGTTCGACGGTTCGTCGATCGCCGGCTGGAAGGCCATCAACGAAAGCGACATGACGCTGGCCCCGGACCTCAGCACGGCCGTGCTCGACCCGTTCGCCGCGCAGACCTCGCTCATCATCTATTGCGACGTGCTGGAGCCGCTCACGGGCCAGAACTACGGCCGTGATCCGCGTTCGATCGCCAAGCGTGCCGAAGCCTTCGTGAAGAGCTCGGGCGTGGGCGACACCATCTATGTCGGTCCGGAAGCGGAATTCTTCGTTTTCGATGACGTGCGTTACACCGTCTCGATGCAGAAGACCTCGGTCGAGTTCACCTCGGAAGAGGCGTCCTATGTCAGCGACAAGAAGTTCGAGGAAGGTAACCACGGTCACCGCATGAAGGTGAAGGGTGGCTACTTCCCGGTGGCCCCGCTGGATTCGGCCGGCGACCTCCGCGCCGAAATGCTGACCACCCTCGCTGCCATGGGCGTCGAAGTCGAAAAGCATCACCACGAAGTGGCGCCGGCCCAGCATGAGCTGGGCGTGAAGTTTGGCACGCTCGTGCAGTGCGCCGATGCCATGCAGAAGTACAAGTATGTCGTGAAGAACGTCGCTCATGCCTATGGCAAGACCGCGACCTTCATGCCGAAACCCGTAAAGGGCGATAACGGCTCGGGCATGCATGTGCACCAGTCGATCTGGAAGAACGGCCAGCCGCTCTTCGCCGGCAACGGCTATGCGGATCTCTCCGAGACCTGCCTCTATTACATCGGCGGCATCATTAAGCATGCGAAGGCCCTCAACGCCTTCACCAACCCCTCGACCAACAGCTATAAGCGCCTGATCCCGGGCTTCGAAGCGCCGGTGCTCCTCGCCTACTCGTCGCGCAACCGTTCGGCTTCATGCCGTATCCCTTATACGGCAAGCCCGAAGGGCAAGCGCGTCGAAGTCCGCTTCCCGGATCCGACCGCGAACGTCTATCTCGCCTTCTCCGCCATGGTGATGGCAGGCCTCGACGGCATCGCGAACAAGATCCATCCGGGCGATCCGATGGACAAGAACCTCTATGACCTTCCGCCGGAAGAGTTGAAGCAGGTTCCGACGGTCTGCGGCAGCCTGCGTGAAGCCCTGGAAGCCCTCTCGGCCGACAACTCGTTCCTGCTCAAGGGCGATGTCTTCACGAAGGACTTCATCGACTCCTATCTGGAACTGAAGTGGGAAGAGGTCTACGCCCTCGAACACACCCCGCATCCGATCGAATTCCAGATGTACTACTCGTCCTAA
- a CDS encoding P-II family nitrogen regulator → MKKIEAIIKPFKLDEVKDALHEVGIQGITVTEAKGFGRQKGHTELYRGAEYVVDFLPKMKIEVVLDDALVERAIEAIRQAAATGRIGDGKIFVTNIEEVVRIRTGERGLDAI, encoded by the coding sequence ATGAAGAAAATCGAAGCCATCATCAAGCCGTTCAAGCTCGATGAAGTGAAAGACGCCCTCCACGAGGTTGGCATCCAAGGCATCACCGTCACCGAGGCCAAGGGCTTCGGGCGCCAGAAGGGCCACACCGAACTCTATCGCGGTGCCGAATACGTCGTCGATTTTCTGCCCAAGATGAAGATCGAAGTCGTCCTCGATGATGCCCTGGTTGAACGCGCCATCGAAGCCATCCGCCAGGCTGCCGCCACCGGCCGCATCGGCGATGGCAAGATCTTTGTCACCAACATCGAAGAAGTGGTCCGCATCCGCACTGGCGAACGCGGCCTCGACGCCATCTAA
- a CDS encoding flavin monoamine oxidase family protein: MQSEILIIGAGLAGATAAEKLAVAGHSVLMVEAKEHVGGRGYTRGFGHLAPTLEFGGSWITPWHSRMQEACRRHAIELVPTVPMGQRLWHDGTALRQDNPVAASERDHYETVMAAIAADARRLKAGFDTNAAGAPLLSITLDEYMARHRVMPATEAQIMAWWAISGSGDPATVSAGEFLASCGYIDGTPEGMMKALTHTPSPGVSTLVERMISSAGAKLQLGFPVAQIEQSADLVRVTARDGRSLTSRAAIVALPFNVLRDIDFGDALSPVQQRAATRGHDGRAVKLWLRLKGLQPGYLATGGRHALEWLFVPYQGQDGTVLAVGFGLDDGRWRPDCRRDVEAALARLAPAAELVGWDWHDWCADPFARGTWLSAPARGADITPDTWRLTGHLAFATSDIARDAAGWFEGAMASGEAAAADIVKTLERSVARA; the protein is encoded by the coding sequence ATGCAAAGCGAGATACTCATCATTGGCGCTGGCCTTGCCGGCGCCACCGCCGCCGAAAAACTGGCCGTCGCCGGTCATTCCGTGCTCATGGTCGAAGCGAAGGAACATGTGGGCGGGCGCGGCTATACCCGTGGCTTCGGCCATCTGGCACCGACCCTTGAGTTCGGCGGTTCGTGGATCACGCCGTGGCATTCGCGCATGCAAGAAGCGTGTCGGCGGCACGCCATAGAGCTGGTCCCGACCGTCCCGATGGGACAGCGCCTTTGGCACGACGGCACGGCCCTGCGCCAGGATAATCCCGTCGCCGCAAGCGAGCGCGACCATTACGAAACTGTCATGGCTGCTATCGCCGCGGACGCCAGAAGGTTGAAGGCTGGTTTTGACACCAATGCCGCCGGCGCACCGCTGCTATCGATCACGCTCGATGAATACATGGCGCGCCACAGGGTGATGCCGGCGACCGAGGCGCAGATCATGGCCTGGTGGGCCATTTCCGGTTCCGGCGATCCGGCCACCGTCTCGGCCGGCGAATTCCTGGCCTCTTGCGGCTATATCGACGGCACGCCCGAAGGCATGATGAAGGCGTTGACACACACGCCGTCGCCCGGCGTTTCCACGCTGGTCGAGCGTATGATCTCGAGCGCGGGCGCCAAGCTGCAACTGGGCTTTCCCGTGGCGCAGATCGAACAGAGTGCGGACCTTGTGCGCGTGACGGCGCGTGACGGTCGGTCGCTGACATCCCGTGCCGCCATTGTGGCCCTGCCGTTCAATGTCCTGCGCGACATCGATTTCGGCGACGCCCTGTCGCCAGTACAACAGCGCGCCGCCACGCGTGGCCATGACGGCCGCGCCGTGAAGCTGTGGCTCCGCCTCAAAGGTCTGCAGCCAGGTTATCTGGCGACGGGCGGCCGGCACGCTCTGGAGTGGCTGTTCGTTCCCTATCAGGGGCAGGATGGGACGGTCCTGGCGGTGGGCTTTGGCCTCGACGATGGCCGTTGGCGCCCCGATTGTCGCCGCGACGTTGAAGCGGCGCTCGCGCGCCTGGCGCCGGCCGCGGAGCTGGTCGGTTGGGATTGGCACGACTGGTGTGCCGACCCATTTGCCCGTGGGACTTGGCTGTCGGCACCGGCGCGGGGCGCCGATATCACGCCGGATACCTGGCGATTGACGGGCCACCTTGCCTTCGCCACATCAGACATCGCGCGCGATGCCGCCGGATGGTTCGAAGGCGCCATGGCAAGCGGGGAAGCCGCCGCTGCCGACATCGTCAAAACTCTCGAGCGCTCAGTAGCGCGTGCTTGA
- a CDS encoding NAD(P)/FAD-dependent oxidoreductase translates to MPILSTFSLQPLPTEADAVIIGAGIQGCAAAYYLAKRGLKVVVLEKSRIAGQQSGRAWGFVRAMDRDPAETPLMIAGLKLWQGLEAELGQDIEWRQEGNLFLARDEAELARFEIGAARDRIFGIDAKVISSREVSALIPGLVDPGPGGLWGPKEGQAEPRKTSPALARKATDLGALFFEGCGAVAIDRQAGAVSAVVSEAGTIRTRNVVLAAGASSFRVMKSLGLFLPQQLARFTCSRTNPLPALSRIAFYGHHIGFRQRSDGSLNLAEELKVDVDITLDRFRALGSFLPSLWDNRDATALCVNEVTIRDLLHRLPWRPEARQKWIHDRDPIIPPNMKRVRNAVAQLGRLFPTAVGVQAIESWAGNVDLMPDGIPVLGPVAEVPGLVLATGLTGHGFGMGPIVGKLTSEIIVDGKPSLDLNAFRFARFAEGKIGRSSTRY, encoded by the coding sequence ATGCCAATCCTATCGACATTCAGCCTGCAGCCTCTGCCCACGGAAGCCGACGCCGTCATTATCGGTGCCGGCATACAGGGCTGTGCTGCGGCCTATTACCTCGCCAAACGCGGTTTGAAAGTTGTCGTTCTGGAGAAGTCGCGCATTGCCGGGCAGCAATCCGGCCGCGCCTGGGGCTTTGTGCGCGCCATGGACCGGGACCCAGCGGAAACACCGCTCATGATTGCCGGCCTCAAACTTTGGCAGGGGCTGGAGGCGGAGCTGGGCCAGGACATCGAATGGCGCCAGGAAGGCAACCTGTTCCTGGCACGCGATGAAGCGGAACTTGCCCGCTTCGAGATCGGCGCTGCGCGCGACCGCATCTTTGGTATCGACGCCAAGGTCATCTCTTCACGAGAAGTGTCGGCACTCATCCCTGGGCTGGTCGATCCTGGGCCAGGTGGTCTCTGGGGACCCAAGGAAGGCCAGGCAGAACCACGCAAGACCTCGCCGGCCCTGGCACGCAAAGCGACTGACCTCGGCGCTCTCTTTTTCGAAGGCTGCGGGGCCGTGGCGATCGACCGTCAGGCCGGTGCGGTCAGTGCGGTTGTCTCCGAAGCCGGCACCATCCGGACCAGAAACGTGGTATTGGCCGCGGGTGCCTCATCTTTTCGCGTGATGAAGAGCCTGGGCCTGTTCTTGCCGCAGCAATTGGCGCGATTCACCTGTTCGCGCACCAATCCACTGCCGGCTTTGAGCCGCATCGCCTTCTATGGCCATCATATCGGCTTCCGGCAGCGCAGCGACGGCAGTCTCAATCTGGCCGAAGAGCTGAAGGTCGATGTCGACATCACCCTTGATCGCTTTCGCGCCCTGGGATCGTTCCTGCCATCGCTGTGGGATAACCGCGACGCAACGGCGCTTTGCGTCAACGAAGTCACAATTCGGGATCTTCTGCATCGCTTACCCTGGCGGCCGGAAGCGCGGCAGAAGTGGATTCACGATCGCGACCCGATCATTCCGCCGAACATGAAGCGCGTTCGCAATGCCGTGGCACAACTGGGGCGCCTCTTCCCCACAGCGGTGGGCGTTCAGGCGATTGAGAGCTGGGCCGGGAATGTCGATCTCATGCCGGATGGCATACCCGTGCTGGGGCCTGTTGCCGAGGTACCGGGCCTGGTACTTGCCACCGGCCTCACTGGCCATGGCTTCGGGATGGGGCCGATCGTCGGTAAGCTGACGAGCGAAATCATCGTCGATGGCAAGCCGAGCCTTGATCTCAATGCCTTCCGCTTCGCCCGCTTTGCCGAGGGCAAGATCGGCCGCTCAAGCACGCGCTACTGA
- a CDS encoding DUF805 domain-containing protein encodes MDLRSIYLVDQGRIARLPYFGFSLALTVPYMIVAYLLASLLGVFGGVLVLALYAIIAYPYYCLMAKRLQDFGQPGKYAVVVIGVGVAAALLQFVEALQGVSMAISAVQTIVGLVILFVPGNPADNAYGAPPSKLATA; translated from the coding sequence ATGGATCTGCGCAGCATTTACCTCGTCGACCAGGGCCGCATCGCCCGCCTGCCATATTTCGGCTTCAGCCTGGCACTGACTGTCCCCTACATGATCGTTGCCTATCTTCTGGCAAGCCTTCTGGGTGTCTTTGGCGGCGTCCTGGTGCTGGCACTCTATGCCATCATCGCCTATCCCTATTATTGCCTGATGGCCAAGCGCCTGCAGGATTTCGGCCAGCCTGGGAAATACGCGGTCGTGGTCATCGGCGTTGGCGTTGCCGCCGCCTTGCTGCAATTCGTCGAAGCGCTGCAAGGCGTGTCCATGGCAATCAGTGCTGTGCAGACCATTGTCGGCCTGGTCATCCTCTTCGTGCCGGGTAATCCGGCCGACAACGCCTATGGCGCCCCGCCCAGCAAGCTCGCCACGGCTTGA
- a CDS encoding pyridoxal phosphate-dependent aminotransferase, which translates to MLQLAGGMSRLGTESAFEVLARANALRAQGRSIVALSIGQPDFQTPAHIVEAGMKALKDGHHGYTPANGIPEVRQAVADDLNRRHGITTVDPNNVLIVPGGKVTMYFAIMMFGEPGAEIIYPNPGFPIYESTIKFSGATPVPLPLLEENGFGFKAEDVLSRITPKTRLIIVNSPANPTGGIVEKDEIDKLVKGLEKHPNVAIMSDEIYSEMLYDGKVHTSFLKYPQIADRLIMLDGWSKTYAMTGWRMGYSVWPKSLIEHATRLCINVHSCVNASAQWAGLAALTGPKDEVAKMMVAFDERRRFTVSELNKLPGVSCITPYGAFYAFPNIKGTGFKSKALEVALLDEAGVASIAGTSFGSYGEGYLRISYANSIENIGEAIKRIGSFLEKRKAA; encoded by the coding sequence ATGCTTCAGCTTGCCGGCGGCATGAGCCGCCTTGGAACCGAATCCGCCTTCGAGGTGCTGGCCCGCGCCAATGCCCTCCGCGCCCAGGGCCGCAGCATCGTCGCCCTCTCCATCGGCCAGCCGGATTTCCAGACCCCGGCCCATATCGTCGAAGCCGGCATGAAGGCCCTCAAGGACGGCCATCACGGCTACACGCCAGCCAATGGCATCCCCGAAGTGCGCCAGGCCGTCGCCGACGACCTCAACCGCCGCCACGGCATCACCACCGTCGACCCCAACAATGTGCTGATCGTGCCGGGCGGCAAGGTCACCATGTATTTCGCCATCATGATGTTCGGCGAACCGGGCGCCGAGATCATCTATCCGAATCCGGGCTTCCCGATCTACGAATCGACCATCAAGTTCTCAGGCGCCACGCCGGTGCCACTGCCGCTCCTTGAGGAGAACGGTTTCGGCTTCAAGGCCGAGGACGTGCTGTCGCGCATCACGCCCAAGACCCGCCTCATTATCGTCAATTCGCCGGCCAATCCGACCGGCGGCATCGTCGAGAAGGACGAGATCGACAAACTGGTGAAGGGTCTGGAGAAGCACCCGAACGTCGCCATCATGTCGGACGAGATCTATTCCGAGATGCTCTATGACGGCAAGGTGCATACCTCGTTCCTGAAGTATCCGCAGATCGCCGACCGCCTGATCATGCTGGATGGCTGGTCGAAGACCTATGCCATGACCGGCTGGCGCATGGGCTATTCGGTCTGGCCCAAGAGCCTCATCGAGCACGCAACCCGCCTGTGCATCAACGTCCATTCCTGCGTCAATGCTTCGGCGCAGTGGGCGGGTCTTGCCGCCCTGACCGGCCCCAAAGACGAAGTTGCCAAGATGATGGTGGCTTTTGACGAACGCCGCCGCTTCACGGTTTCCGAGCTCAACAAGCTGCCGGGCGTTTCCTGCATCACGCCTTATGGCGCTTTCTACGCCTTCCCGAACATCAAGGGCACGGGCTTCAAGTCGAAGGCGCTGGAAGTCGCACTGCTGGACGAAGCTGGCGTCGCCAGCATCGCCGGCACCAGCTTCGGCTCCTACGGCGAAGGCTATCTGCGCATCTCCTATGCCAACTCGATCGAGAACATCGGCGAGGCCATCAAGCGCATCGGCAGCTTCCTGGAAAAGCGCAAGGCCGCCTAA
- a CDS encoding tetratricopeptide repeat protein, whose protein sequence is MSRPLSFLAYSSALIAIFIGLPSAASAKAQTDYLALCRADSVTDRLRVEACGFAGHNEALPADARADALSRRAQVIAGVIAGQAKGDGDFALRDLARADFEEALRLAPENTDIKRRYLAFNNHWTGKADAQLATANALLTENGEDPEALLQRGLAYMRKGDNAKALADVMKSAELDPSNVEAFIAMGQLLTNMMRNEESYQAYTKALELAPARDEIRLQRMGPALVAQHFDAVREDGDLTLGGKFAKTPLWDVRGAANYMLQDYKTAAGDFAEQLKLDRLGVRALVWRFLAQYRAGMAGKDEAADKARELGDHWPSSVFAFFAGSAAETDIFAQIDRSPAELRATRLAQAHFFIAEWGLVTQAPPASVTQHLLALRDAGIAFGMVQTTLMGEPAVMNDNNILEMSVGTARLREVAP, encoded by the coding sequence ATGTCGCGGCCGCTGTCGTTCCTTGCGTATTCCTCCGCGTTGATCGCGATCTTCATTGGCCTGCCATCGGCGGCATCGGCCAAGGCGCAAACGGACTATTTGGCGTTGTGCCGGGCCGACAGCGTCACGGATCGCCTCCGCGTTGAAGCCTGCGGTTTTGCGGGACACAACGAGGCCTTGCCGGCCGATGCGCGTGCCGACGCCTTGTCCCGCCGTGCCCAGGTAATTGCGGGAGTGATTGCGGGGCAGGCAAAGGGGGATGGCGACTTTGCGCTGCGCGACCTCGCGCGGGCGGATTTCGAGGAAGCGCTGCGCCTCGCCCCCGAAAATACCGACATCAAGCGGCGCTATCTCGCCTTCAACAATCACTGGACCGGCAAAGCAGACGCGCAACTGGCAACCGCGAACGCCCTGCTGACCGAAAATGGCGAAGATCCTGAAGCGCTGTTGCAGCGCGGCCTGGCCTATATGCGCAAGGGCGACAACGCGAAGGCACTCGCGGATGTGATGAAGTCGGCCGAACTCGACCCCAGCAATGTCGAAGCCTTCATCGCGATGGGCCAACTCCTCACCAACATGATGCGCAACGAGGAGTCTTACCAAGCCTACACCAAGGCGTTGGAACTGGCGCCCGCCCGCGACGAGATCCGGCTGCAGCGGATGGGGCCGGCGTTGGTCGCCCAGCATTTCGATGCGGTCAGGGAAGATGGCGATCTGACGTTGGGCGGCAAGTTCGCCAAGACGCCTCTGTGGGATGTGCGCGGCGCTGCCAATTACATGCTTCAAGACTACAAGACCGCGGCTGGGGACTTTGCCGAGCAACTCAAGCTCGACCGGCTGGGCGTGCGTGCCTTGGTTTGGCGGTTCCTGGCGCAGTACCGCGCTGGTATGGCCGGCAAGGACGAAGCCGCGGACAAAGCCAGGGAGTTGGGCGATCATTGGCCGTCTTCAGTTTTCGCATTCTTTGCTGGTTCTGCTGCCGAGACCGACATCTTCGCCCAGATCGACCGGTCACCGGCGGAACTGCGCGCAACCCGCCTTGCCCAGGCGCATTTCTTTATCGCCGAATGGGGCCTCGTGACCCAGGCACCGCCAGCTTCCGTCACGCAACATCTTCTTGCCCTGCGTGATGCGGGGATTGCCTTTGGCATGGTCCAGACGACGCTCATGGGCGAACCGGCCGTTATGAACGATAACAACATTCTTGAGATGTCGGTCGGTACCGCGAGATTGCGCGAGGTCGCGCCATGA